A single genomic interval of Adhaeribacter pallidiroseus harbors:
- a CDS encoding SusD/RagB family nutrient-binding outer membrane lipoprotein, protein MKRILLFFIPALIFATSCKDLDDYDNINPKAPQIVPGATLVSNAQRMLVNTINTPDYNINPFRFYVQHWAATTYPDESQFVIENRAVNRFFWNPLYRDVLGDLHEGKRIITNDPLSNIVDATIKEKVRNNQLATIEVLEVYTWAVLVDTFGDIPYTEALNIENVLPKFDDDAAIYSDLVIRLDKAISMFDPDQVGLGTGDLYYNGNVASWIKFANSLKLRLGMTLADVAPDKAKAMVEAAAPNVFTSNAEDTQLNYLSVLPNRNQLYESLVQSGRNDYVGTSTLIDPMIATNDPRLNEYFKTVPDSSFYKGGTAGAPNSYANNSAPGAMLENPTLPGMLLTYSEVEFLLAEAVERGFVLTGTAAGTAEAHYNKAVTASIAEWGGTEAEAEDYLAQSTIAYATAPGDWKQKIGYQKWISLYSQPTQAWTEWRRLDAPNLKKPELAISEIPLRLTYPTTEANLNATNYAAAAAAIGGDVVTSRIFWDKM, encoded by the coding sequence ATGAAACGTATTCTTTTATTCTTCATCCCAGCGCTGATTTTTGCTACCTCGTGCAAAGACTTGGATGATTACGATAATATAAACCCTAAGGCTCCACAAATAGTACCGGGCGCTACCTTGGTCAGTAATGCCCAGCGGATGTTAGTAAATACTATAAATACCCCGGATTACAACATTAATCCGTTCCGGTTTTACGTACAACACTGGGCTGCCACTACTTACCCTGACGAAAGCCAGTTTGTCATAGAAAACAGAGCCGTTAATCGTTTTTTTTGGAATCCTTTATACCGGGATGTACTAGGTGATTTACATGAGGGAAAGAGAATAATTACCAATGATCCTTTATCTAACATCGTTGATGCTACCATTAAAGAAAAAGTTAGAAATAATCAATTAGCTACTATTGAAGTATTGGAAGTATATACGTGGGCAGTGCTGGTAGACACCTTTGGCGATATTCCTTATACAGAAGCCTTAAATATCGAAAATGTATTACCTAAGTTTGATGATGATGCTGCTATTTATAGCGATTTAGTTATTCGTTTAGATAAAGCAATCAGCATGTTTGACCCAGACCAGGTTGGTTTAGGTACTGGCGACTTGTATTACAATGGCAACGTAGCGAGTTGGATTAAATTTGCTAACTCCCTTAAACTGCGCTTAGGTATGACCCTGGCCGATGTGGCTCCTGATAAAGCAAAAGCAATGGTAGAAGCGGCAGCACCCAATGTGTTTACTTCTAATGCAGAAGATACTCAACTTAATTATTTATCCGTGTTACCAAACCGGAACCAGCTATACGAATCATTAGTGCAAAGTGGCCGAAATGACTATGTAGGAACCAGCACTTTAATTGATCCCATGATTGCTACAAATGACCCCAGATTAAACGAATATTTTAAAACTGTTCCAGATAGTTCTTTTTATAAAGGTGGAACTGCTGGTGCACCCAATAGTTACGCAAATAATTCAGCGCCTGGTGCTATGTTGGAAAACCCCACTTTACCAGGTATGCTCTTAACTTATTCGGAGGTAGAGTTTCTCCTGGCGGAAGCCGTTGAAAGAGGTTTTGTTCTTACCGGTACTGCGGCAGGAACGGCCGAAGCCCACTACAATAAAGCCGTAACTGCTTCTATTGCAGAGTGGGGTGGTACCGAAGCAGAGGCTGAAGATTATTTAGCGCAATCAACTATTGCCTATGCTACTGCTCCTGGTGATTGGAAGCAAAAAATTGGTTACCAAAAATGGATTTCTTTATATAGCCAACCCACTCAGGCTTGGACTGAATGGAGAAGATTGGATGCGCCCAATTTAAAAAAACCAGAATTGGCCATTTCGGAAATTCCACTGAGATTAACTTACCCCACCACAGAAGCAAATCTAAATGCAACAAATTACGCCGCCGCTGCTGCTGCCATTGGCGGCGATGTGGTAACTTCTCGAATTTTTTGGGATAAAATGTAA
- a CDS encoding SusC/RagA family TonB-linked outer membrane protein: MKKILFMNFLFVLTLFHTAIAQEQKISGRVIDVASNQGLPGVTVLVKGTSTGAATDVEGNYSITAPASGTLVFSFIGYVTKEQPIGNAATINVSLATDNRVLNEVVVTALGVSREKKELGYAATSLKQEAVTQANPVNIANGLQGKVAGLNIVSTNSGVFENTRIQLRGIRSLTGNNNPLLVLDGVPSDINYLSSLNPNDIENVSVLKGASAAAIYGPDARNGVIIVTTKKGSGNDKPVVTLSNSTQLQQISFYPNFQTQFGSGGYGQYTPYENWSWGPEFDGSMVEIGHQLPDGTTQMVPYKPTNERKKFFDTGVVNQSDVSFASKDFYISLQDANVKGIVPGDKNRRTGLRLNTGREYGKFKVGLNTNYVQQNYNVYDAEQQDEFFTNLNVGSNEGLMNLIFNTPAHIPLTSYKDFDNNPYAQYNNYFNDYGLNPYWAIDNWRLAGKREDLITNLDLNFKPFEWLNITYRGGMIARFTNERSTSEGETPNEYGLGRSFDIVPGAVSERSYRSTRLSSEAFANINYNINEDIRVTGILGTYVRQDDSRDTEVGAGTLVVPELFNITNLSGQLTGTSPQTRSRLFSLYASAGFNYKGWANIEVTGRNDRTSRLAMSNNSYFYPGVSAALVVSELVPQLRNSTAFSFLKLRGSWNKTANADIAPYSLAATFSQLYGFPYGNLAGFTSGNTTYDADLQPEFIKSIEFGVEAGFLSNRLNLEATYYNQDNTNQIIPIRVSEATGYGFANVNAASFINKGVELEMRLTPLVNLGEVAVNFNANATYTDSEIKSVYEGLDELSIGGYVNAGNYAVINQPAFILRSNDYLRDDQGRIIVDAKTGYPTVDQTLKSFGRTLPKWIVGLNPSVNWKGLRFSVLAEYKGGHVAYHGIGEGMAWTGVSAASGRNNRERFIIPNSVIKNDDGSFTPNTNVSITNANDFYTGVFRDVSSNFITSAASWRLRELALSYALPTSLISKQNVIKGISVAFTARNLALWVPKTNQFSDPDFNSFGTSQVGTSTSPTSNTAGITSSQINPPVRTYGGNITLTF; this comes from the coding sequence ATGAAAAAAATTTTATTCATGAATTTTCTCTTTGTGCTTACGCTCTTTCATACAGCAATTGCACAAGAACAGAAAATTTCAGGTCGGGTGATCGACGTAGCGTCGAACCAAGGACTACCTGGCGTAACCGTTTTAGTTAAAGGCACCTCCACGGGAGCTGCCACTGATGTTGAAGGTAATTACAGTATTACAGCTCCTGCATCGGGCACATTGGTATTTAGCTTTATTGGCTATGTAACCAAAGAACAGCCAATCGGAAACGCTGCTACCATTAATGTATCTTTAGCTACCGATAACAGGGTGTTAAATGAAGTAGTAGTAACCGCTCTTGGCGTTTCGAGAGAAAAGAAAGAACTCGGCTATGCCGCTACTTCCCTGAAACAAGAAGCAGTTACCCAGGCGAACCCAGTAAACATTGCAAATGGTTTACAAGGTAAAGTTGCCGGTCTTAATATTGTCTCTACCAACAGTGGCGTATTTGAGAACACTAGAATACAACTGCGCGGTATTCGTTCCCTAACTGGTAACAACAACCCGCTTTTAGTTCTGGATGGAGTTCCATCAGACATCAACTACTTATCCTCCTTAAATCCCAATGACATTGAAAACGTATCTGTTTTGAAAGGTGCTTCCGCGGCCGCGATCTATGGTCCGGATGCTAGAAATGGGGTTATTATTGTTACTACTAAAAAAGGATCGGGTAATGATAAGCCGGTTGTTACTTTAAGCAACTCTACCCAATTGCAGCAAATTTCTTTTTACCCTAATTTTCAGACGCAATTTGGTAGCGGTGGTTACGGCCAATATACGCCTTATGAAAACTGGTCCTGGGGACCTGAGTTCGACGGTTCCATGGTAGAAATTGGTCATCAGTTACCGGATGGTACTACCCAAATGGTACCATACAAACCTACCAATGAAAGAAAAAAATTCTTTGATACAGGGGTTGTAAACCAAAGTGATGTTTCGTTTGCCTCCAAGGATTTTTACATTAGTCTACAAGATGCCAACGTTAAAGGGATTGTACCCGGTGATAAAAACCGCCGGACTGGTTTACGCCTAAATACCGGTAGAGAGTATGGTAAATTTAAAGTGGGTTTAAATACCAATTATGTTCAGCAAAATTACAATGTGTATGATGCCGAACAACAAGATGAATTTTTCACCAACCTAAACGTAGGCTCGAATGAGGGTTTAATGAACCTTATTTTTAACACGCCGGCGCATATCCCACTTACTTCTTACAAAGATTTCGACAATAATCCGTATGCGCAGTATAATAATTATTTTAACGACTACGGTTTAAATCCTTACTGGGCAATTGATAACTGGCGCTTAGCGGGTAAAAGAGAAGATTTGATCACGAATTTAGATTTAAACTTCAAACCTTTTGAATGGTTAAATATTACTTATCGGGGCGGGATGATTGCCCGGTTTACCAACGAAAGAAGTACTTCTGAAGGGGAAACACCTAACGAATATGGTTTAGGCAGATCTTTTGATATTGTTCCCGGAGCGGTTTCAGAAAGATCTTACAGAAGTACCCGTTTATCTTCTGAAGCATTTGCAAATATTAATTACAATATAAACGAAGATATTCGAGTAACGGGTATTCTGGGAACTTATGTACGCCAGGATGACTCTAGAGATACTGAAGTAGGTGCCGGTACACTGGTAGTTCCAGAATTATTTAATATTACTAACCTATCTGGCCAGTTAACCGGTACTTCTCCCCAAACCCGCTCCCGGTTATTTTCTTTATACGCCAGTGCTGGCTTCAATTATAAAGGCTGGGCTAATATAGAAGTTACCGGCCGTAACGATAGAACTTCCCGGCTAGCCATGAGCAATAACTCTTATTTCTATCCAGGAGTTAGTGCCGCTTTAGTAGTAAGCGAATTAGTGCCTCAGTTAAGAAATAGTACGGCTTTCTCTTTTTTAAAATTAAGAGGGTCCTGGAACAAAACGGCTAACGCCGATATTGCTCCTTACTCATTAGCTGCCACTTTCAGCCAACTATATGGATTTCCTTACGGCAATTTAGCCGGCTTTACCTCAGGAAATACAACTTACGATGCTGATTTGCAGCCCGAGTTTATTAAAAGTATTGAGTTTGGTGTAGAAGCTGGTTTCTTGAGCAACCGATTAAACTTAGAAGCAACTTACTATAATCAGGATAATACCAATCAAATTATTCCAATCCGGGTTTCTGAAGCCACTGGTTATGGGTTTGCGAACGTAAATGCCGCTTCTTTCATAAACAAAGGGGTAGAATTAGAAATGCGTTTAACGCCGTTAGTAAACCTGGGTGAGGTTGCTGTTAACTTTAATGCTAACGCTACTTACACCGATAGCGAAATTAAAAGCGTTTACGAAGGCCTGGATGAATTATCCATTGGTGGATACGTTAATGCCGGAAATTACGCGGTTATTAACCAGCCCGCCTTTATTCTTAGATCTAATGATTATTTAAGAGATGATCAAGGAAGAATTATTGTGGATGCGAAAACCGGTTATCCAACCGTTGATCAAACTTTAAAATCTTTTGGAAGAACCTTACCAAAATGGATTGTTGGCTTAAATCCGTCGGTTAACTGGAAAGGTTTACGATTCTCGGTATTAGCGGAATACAAAGGTGGACACGTGGCTTACCACGGAATTGGAGAAGGTATGGCCTGGACCGGTGTATCTGCTGCTTCTGGCCGCAATAACCGGGAAAGATTTATTATTCCTAACTCAGTTATCAAGAATGATGACGGATCCTTCACTCCAAATACAAATGTTTCTATCACCAACGCCAACGATTTTTACACGGGTGTTTTTAGAGATGTATCTTCTAACTTTATTACCAGCGCCGCTTCCTGGAGATTACGGGAATTAGCTTTAAGCTATGCCCTTCCAACCAGCCTGATCTCTAAACAAAATGTAATTAAAGGTATTTCGGTGGCCTTTACCGCCAGAAATTTAGCTTTGTGGGTGCCCAAAACAAATCAGTTTAGCGATCCGGATTTTAACAGCTTTGGTACTTCTCAAGTAGGAACTTCTACCTCACCAACCTCTAATACCGCTGGTATTACTAGTTCCCAGATAAACCCACCGGTACGTACTTACGGTGGCAATATAACCCTTACATTTTAA
- a CDS encoding SusD/RagB family nutrient-binding outer membrane lipoprotein codes for MKKYIYSVFTLVVLLATPGCKDEFFDINENPNNPTEGSISPQLLLPTTLHVTAGRMATEYDWAAHWMGYWARSGSYGPSLPLENYNITAEYQRTQWTNASTSDQINLTGWYNNLFDINQMETKAAASGQTFYQAIGKTMKSIGFMYLVDEYNNVPYSEAFNINEHILPKYDNGADIYASLLAELDAAATLLASVDVAANPGIETADIMFQGDPVKWRKLVNTQRLKLLIHQSQVVSEATVAAEIAKITADGSGFLMSGETAAVNPGYAPSTGRQNPFWNAYKLTPQGGVADNFNRANNYILDKLASNGDVRYEYYFSEAPTPIQGNLYYGYNFGEILPSSDPYKAVNSSDVAGPGLAKSPTQSQWLFTSVESLFLQAEAIQRGWLPGDPKAAFESAVRESFTWLGVTDAAASADAYLAQENDLVDYDAATDKVRFIATQKYLSLVGINNFEAWVDYRRLGIPSDLPLSLNPGRAGRGIPKRLVYPQDEYSYNAANVGTQGTIDPQTSTVFWDK; via the coding sequence ATGAAGAAATACATATATTCTGTTTTTACGCTGGTAGTGCTTTTAGCTACTCCAGGTTGTAAAGATGAATTTTTTGATATCAACGAAAACCCCAATAACCCTACGGAGGGATCTATCTCACCCCAGTTATTACTGCCCACTACGCTGCACGTAACAGCCGGTAGAATGGCTACGGAGTACGATTGGGCTGCTCACTGGATGGGATATTGGGCGCGTTCCGGTTCTTATGGTCCTAGCCTACCGTTAGAAAACTATAATATTACCGCTGAATATCAACGTACCCAGTGGACCAATGCTTCTACCTCCGATCAGATTAACCTGACGGGATGGTACAACAATTTGTTTGATATTAACCAGATGGAAACAAAAGCGGCAGCATCCGGTCAAACTTTTTACCAGGCAATTGGTAAAACAATGAAGTCGATTGGTTTTATGTACCTGGTAGACGAATATAACAATGTACCATATTCCGAAGCTTTTAACATAAACGAGCACATATTACCAAAATACGACAATGGTGCTGATATTTATGCTAGCCTTTTAGCGGAATTAGACGCAGCAGCTACCCTTTTGGCTTCGGTGGATGTAGCAGCTAATCCGGGGATTGAAACAGCTGATATCATGTTCCAAGGAGATCCAGTTAAATGGCGGAAACTAGTAAATACCCAGCGCTTAAAGTTGTTAATTCACCAGTCACAAGTAGTTAGTGAGGCTACAGTTGCGGCCGAAATAGCTAAAATTACGGCTGATGGCAGTGGTTTTTTAATGAGTGGTGAAACAGCTGCCGTAAATCCGGGCTACGCACCATCTACGGGCCGCCAAAATCCTTTCTGGAATGCTTACAAGCTTACCCCACAAGGAGGTGTAGCCGATAACTTTAACCGAGCTAATAATTATATATTAGATAAGTTAGCAAGTAACGGAGACGTTCGTTATGAGTACTACTTTAGTGAAGCCCCTACCCCAATTCAGGGTAATTTATATTATGGCTATAATTTTGGTGAAATCTTACCAAGTAGCGATCCTTACAAAGCGGTAAACTCTTCTGATGTAGCTGGTCCTGGTCTTGCTAAAAGCCCTACCCAATCCCAATGGCTATTTACTTCCGTGGAAAGCTTATTTTTACAAGCAGAAGCTATTCAAAGAGGCTGGTTGCCGGGAGATCCGAAAGCTGCTTTTGAAAGTGCTGTACGAGAATCATTTACCTGGTTAGGCGTAACAGATGCTGCGGCAAGCGCTGATGCTTATTTAGCCCAAGAGAATGATTTAGTTGATTATGATGCTGCTACTGATAAAGTAAGATTTATTGCTACGCAAAAGTATTTGTCGTTAGTGGGCATTAATAATTTTGAAGCTTGGGTAGATTACCGGAGACTAGGAATTCCATCTGATCTTCCATTGTCTTTAAACCCAGGCAGAGCCGGACGAGGAATACCAAAACGCTTAGTTTACCCGCAAGACGAATACAGTTATAATGCAGCGAATGTAGGTACTCAGGGTACTATCGACCCGCAAACATCAACTGTTTTTTGGGATAAATAA
- a CDS encoding BT_3987 domain-containing protein, giving the protein MKSLIRIFPFVFLCLSLSSCLDEEDPLTDRDTETSPNLIEFYSEDPSESPSSERIYTEISKTFDIAPEAKFDVIVSYSGKNNAPEDIVVDIMVDPAALQAFNSRLIEDARAAATDAGEDPDEAEAEVETYDLMPAELYSFPNQITIKKGERRATLPVTVKPDLFNFAFKYGLPLTIKSASSGVISGNFSTNIYALGAKNPYDGTYHATGVFTHPVAGPRDIDEEKTLSTVGATTSRIVVGDLGEASGYFIYIRVNSDNTVTILPDPLSVTQDVFAIGDNTYDPATKTFTLNYAYNSAAPRKISEKVVME; this is encoded by the coding sequence ATGAAATCATTAATAAGAATATTCCCCTTTGTTTTTTTATGCTTAAGTCTAAGCTCCTGCTTAGATGAGGAAGATCCGTTAACCGATCGAGATACCGAAACTTCGCCGAACTTAATCGAGTTTTACTCCGAAGATCCTTCCGAATCGCCTTCTTCCGAACGCATTTATACAGAGATCTCTAAAACTTTTGACATAGCTCCAGAAGCAAAATTCGATGTAATAGTTAGTTATTCTGGAAAAAATAATGCTCCTGAGGATATTGTGGTAGATATAATGGTAGATCCAGCCGCTCTACAAGCCTTTAATAGTAGATTAATTGAAGACGCAAGAGCAGCTGCTACTGACGCGGGAGAAGATCCTGATGAAGCTGAAGCTGAAGTGGAGACGTATGATCTAATGCCTGCTGAGTTATATTCGTTTCCAAACCAGATAACTATTAAAAAAGGAGAAAGAAGGGCTACTCTACCTGTTACTGTAAAGCCAGACCTTTTCAATTTTGCATTTAAATATGGTCTTCCTCTTACAATTAAATCTGCCTCTAGTGGAGTTATTAGTGGAAATTTTAGTACTAACATCTATGCTTTAGGCGCAAAAAACCCTTACGATGGAACATATCATGCAACAGGTGTTTTCACTCACCCAGTTGCGGGTCCAAGGGATATAGATGAAGAAAAAACATTATCAACTGTAGGTGCTACTACCAGTCGCATAGTGGTAGGAGATCTAGGAGAAGCAAGTGGATATTTTATCTATATAAGAGTAAATTCAGATAATACTGTTACTATTTTACCAGACCCATTGTCTGTCACTCAAGATGTATTTGCTATTGGAGATAATACCTATGATCCGGCTACAAAAACATTTACTTTAAACTATGCTTACAATTCTGCTGCTCCTCGAAAAATCTCGGAAAAAGTTGTAATGGAATAA
- a CDS encoding SusC/RagA family TonB-linked outer membrane protein — protein MNKLLSLILFLTILQTHLATAQDRSISGKVIDGSSSQGLPGVTVLVKGTSVGTATDADGNFTIAAPTNSTTLVFSFIGYIPQEQAIGNGSTINITLQPDTKQLNEVVVTALGISREAKSLGYATQQVNSNELTKARETNVVNSLAGKVSGVRITSQSGTLGGSSKIIIRGASSLDAASQPIFVIDGLPVDNSSQQLSTVNSTVPQGSAGVDFGNRAGDINPDDIESINVLKGAAATALYGARAKNGAIIITTKKGKKGVTNIVINSSTRFDRVLKLPSFQNEYAQGNQGVFNLANTNGWGPKISEIQEQTFKNFLGEDETLRAYENNVKDFYQTGHTYLNSVAFESGGDNGDFRLGYTNTYQDAIVPGQNLKRNSINLNSGRTVAKGLDVRANLNYISTSSDGRPVQSSNNPNILASAINGIPRTVDINKVRENVMDEFGQQITLTPGRTGNNPYWIIQNNKFSNSLDRFYGNAIVSYKPVEWLTISDNFGGDIYNEFRKGVTRPGTIGALTGNFFQGNIFNRTINNDLIISTQRNLSENLELRVLAGHNVYSTYYRRDQSDAQQLTVDELYTFTNAASVITTNTSTQKRIVGVYGEIGLSYKDFLFLNITGRNDWSSTLPVNNRSYFYPSVSSSFVFTELLPNNNVLSFGKLRMSWANVGSDTDPYQLDLTYPAQSTAFAQYGYGSSFPFNGVLGFSLPGTIPNFNLKPQNQNSYEVGTELRFLNNLVTLDFNYYNNLTSDQIIALSLPNSTGYAAKRVNAGSIRNKGIEIALGFSPFKTSSFTWSTDVNFSRNRQTVDDLPDEITNYSVASGWSGLQVRAAEGEAFGFYGTGWDRDPEGNIVINQNTGLRLTKNDVRLGNIYPDWMMGINNSFTFKNINLGFLIDIRQGGVIYSSTAQSLRSAGLAEETLENRGNIFIDKGVNRNADGTYTPNTVPVQSMQDFWGNFSSNSNAEGNIYDASYVKLREIRLAYTLPAGWFSNNSKFVKSIDIGVEGRNLWIIHDNVPHIDPEVNFFGPTSVAEGIEFNSVPSTRSFGFNVRARF, from the coding sequence ATGAACAAACTTTTATCTCTCATTCTCTTTCTTACCATTTTACAAACCCACCTGGCGACTGCCCAGGACAGGAGTATTTCTGGTAAAGTAATAGACGGTTCCAGTAGTCAAGGGCTACCTGGTGTAACCGTTTTAGTAAAAGGCACCTCCGTGGGTACGGCAACTGATGCCGACGGAAATTTTACAATTGCCGCTCCCACCAACAGTACTACGCTGGTATTTAGTTTTATCGGTTATATTCCGCAGGAGCAGGCCATTGGTAATGGGTCGACTATCAACATTACCTTGCAACCTGACACCAAGCAATTAAACGAAGTAGTAGTTACGGCTTTAGGTATTTCCCGGGAAGCCAAATCGCTGGGGTATGCCACGCAGCAGGTAAACAGTAACGAATTAACCAAAGCCCGCGAAACAAACGTGGTAAACTCCTTAGCCGGTAAAGTATCCGGCGTCCGGATTACTTCGCAATCAGGTACACTAGGTGGTTCTTCTAAAATTATTATTCGGGGAGCGTCTTCGTTAGATGCGGCTAGTCAACCTATTTTTGTGATTGATGGTTTGCCCGTAGATAATTCATCCCAGCAGCTTTCTACGGTAAATAGTACCGTACCCCAAGGTTCGGCGGGAGTTGATTTTGGTAACCGGGCCGGCGACATTAACCCCGATGATATTGAATCGATCAACGTTTTGAAAGGAGCCGCCGCTACGGCGTTGTACGGGGCCCGTGCTAAAAATGGGGCTATTATTATTACTACTAAAAAAGGGAAGAAAGGCGTTACTAATATTGTGATTAACTCTTCTACCCGTTTCGACCGCGTTTTAAAATTACCCAGTTTTCAGAATGAGTATGCGCAAGGGAACCAAGGCGTATTTAATTTAGCAAACACCAATGGCTGGGGCCCAAAAATCAGTGAGATACAAGAACAAACTTTTAAAAATTTCCTGGGCGAAGACGAAACCTTGAGGGCTTACGAAAACAACGTGAAGGATTTTTATCAAACCGGTCATACGTATTTAAATTCGGTAGCTTTTGAAAGTGGCGGCGATAATGGCGATTTCCGGTTAGGCTATACCAATACTTACCAGGATGCGATTGTACCGGGTCAGAATTTAAAAAGGAACTCTATTAACTTAAACTCCGGCAGAACGGTGGCCAAAGGTTTGGATGTGCGAGCTAACTTAAATTACATTAGTACCAGCAGCGACGGCCGGCCGGTACAAAGCTCTAACAACCCCAACATCTTAGCTTCCGCCATAAACGGTATTCCGCGCACGGTAGATATCAATAAAGTACGCGAAAATGTAATGGATGAATTTGGACAGCAAATTACCTTAACGCCCGGTCGTACCGGTAATAACCCTTACTGGATTATTCAAAACAACAAGTTCAGCAACTCACTCGATCGGTTTTATGGCAACGCCATTGTAAGTTATAAACCCGTGGAATGGCTTACTATATCGGATAACTTTGGCGGCGATATTTACAATGAGTTCCGGAAAGGAGTAACGCGGCCCGGTACCATTGGCGCTTTGACCGGTAATTTCTTCCAGGGTAATATTTTTAATCGCACCATTAATAATGATCTGATTATATCTACGCAGCGAAATCTTTCGGAAAACCTGGAATTACGCGTATTAGCCGGCCATAACGTTTATTCTACTTATTACCGCCGCGACCAGTCGGATGCGCAGCAACTTACCGTGGATGAGTTATATACCTTTACGAATGCCGCATCCGTCATTACGACTAATACCTCTACTCAGAAAAGAATTGTGGGCGTTTACGGTGAAATTGGGCTTTCTTACAAAGATTTCTTATTCCTCAACATTACCGGCCGGAACGACTGGAGCTCTACCTTACCGGTAAATAACCGTTCGTATTTTTATCCTTCGGTATCCTCTAGTTTTGTATTTACCGAATTGCTGCCCAATAACAATGTGCTTTCTTTTGGTAAGTTACGCATGAGTTGGGCCAACGTAGGGAGCGATACCGATCCGTACCAGTTAGATTTAACGTATCCGGCCCAAAGCACTGCTTTTGCGCAATATGGTTATGGTTCTTCATTTCCGTTTAATGGGGTTTTGGGTTTTAGCTTACCCGGCACTATTCCTAATTTTAATTTAAAACCACAAAACCAGAATTCGTACGAAGTAGGAACGGAATTGCGGTTTTTAAACAACCTGGTGACTTTAGATTTTAACTACTACAACAATCTAACTTCTGATCAAATTATTGCCTTGTCCTTACCTAATTCAACGGGTTATGCCGCCAAACGGGTAAACGCCGGCTCTATCCGAAACAAAGGCATTGAAATAGCCTTAGGCTTTTCGCCGTTTAAAACCAGCAGCTTTACCTGGTCTACGGATGTAAATTTTTCCAGAAACCGCCAAACCGTGGATGACTTACCGGACGAAATTACCAATTATAGCGTAGCCAGTGGCTGGAGCGGTTTGCAAGTACGCGCCGCCGAAGGTGAAGCTTTTGGTTTCTACGGCACCGGTTGGGATCGTGATCCCGAAGGTAACATTGTTATTAACCAGAATACGGGTTTAAGACTCACCAAAAACGATGTGCGGTTAGGTAATATTTACCCGGATTGGATGATGGGGATTAATAACTCTTTTACCTTTAAAAACATTAATTTAGGCTTTTTAATAGATATCCGGCAGGGCGGTGTTATTTACTCCAGTACTGCCCAATCCCTAAGATCCGCTGGTTTAGCCGAAGAAACCTTGGAAAATCGTGGTAATATTTTCATCGACAAAGGCGTAAATCGTAACGCAGATGGTACTTACACCCCCAATACCGTACCCGTACAAAGTATGCAGGATTTCTGGGGTAACTTTTCCAGTAACTCCAATGCTGAAGGCAATATTTATGATGCCTCTTACGTGAAACTACGGGAGATACGGTTAGCTTATACTTTACCCGCTGGTTGGTTCTCGAACAACTCCAAGTTTGTAAAATCCATCGATATTGGAGTAGAAGGCCGCAACTTATGGATTATTCACGACAACGTGCCGCACATTGATCCGGAGGTTAACTTTTTTGGCCCCACTAGTGTAGCCGAAGGCATTGAGTTTAACTCGGTACCCTCTACCCGGTCTTTTGGGTTTAACGTAAGAGCCAGATTTTAA